One region of Aminobacterium colombiense DSM 12261 genomic DNA includes:
- a CDS encoding carcinine hydrolase/isopenicillin-N N-acyltransferase family protein: MKRLIVLIMAITVLLSTSAFAAAPSEEVMFLQGSAVEVGTMWGEVNRDSILKAYNTFISRAEGKEDALRRFAKLSIDLSKKINCSYWIDELNAIADTVGIDRELYIAFTFGRYRDLALLYEGVGCTSFAVAPPATKDGQIIFHKTRETAVDLQSAYLKKITEVPSGDKKPYKFFGEMGTADTGVSFFVNEKGLAGGADVPAQWQHKECYVGPYEGELPYVDPPKYDGFMNHYVPRYIAEHCKNVDEAKEVLHSFAEKGYIASGKLGTNYLFVDAKGKILQIADNCYKIIEERENPPLLNAGDEYEGIYFTVSRRNDYGSPEDALVSHHGEITIELVNSPKVSKHSALWNFARAQSSATILIDPENPETLTTIFVTLPAYGYSIPFLMGASATPKALVDGTVYETQRGSFKYSEFYEAGVNDEWRKFIYTMREKVKKGEDVTKEMNDNFLQMVNLVLSMNH; this comes from the coding sequence ATGAAACGTTTAATAGTGTTAATAATGGCTATAACGGTTCTTTTAAGTACTTCTGCTTTTGCTGCAGCCCCTTCAGAAGAAGTTATGTTTTTGCAAGGATCAGCAGTTGAAGTGGGGACAATGTGGGGAGAAGTCAACCGCGATTCTATTTTAAAGGCATACAATACATTTATATCACGAGCTGAGGGTAAAGAAGATGCGTTAAGGAGATTCGCAAAGCTTTCAATAGACCTTTCCAAAAAAATTAATTGTTCTTATTGGATCGACGAGCTTAACGCTATTGCTGATACGGTTGGAATAGACCGGGAACTTTACATCGCTTTCACTTTTGGAAGATATCGTGATTTAGCCCTTCTTTACGAAGGTGTGGGATGTACCTCGTTTGCAGTTGCTCCTCCAGCAACAAAGGATGGGCAGATCATCTTCCATAAAACGAGGGAAACCGCGGTGGATCTTCAATCTGCCTATCTTAAAAAGATAACAGAGGTGCCCTCGGGTGATAAAAAACCCTATAAGTTTTTCGGAGAAATGGGCACAGCAGACACAGGCGTATCCTTTTTTGTCAACGAGAAAGGCCTCGCAGGAGGCGCAGATGTTCCAGCCCAATGGCAGCATAAGGAATGTTATGTTGGGCCTTACGAGGGAGAGCTGCCCTACGTTGATCCACCTAAATATGATGGGTTTATGAATCATTATGTCCCCCGTTATATTGCTGAACACTGTAAAAATGTCGACGAAGCAAAAGAAGTTCTCCATTCTTTTGCTGAAAAGGGATACATTGCCAGCGGAAAGTTAGGAACAAATTATTTGTTTGTCGATGCAAAAGGGAAGATTCTTCAAATAGCGGATAATTGCTATAAGATTATCGAAGAAAGAGAAAACCCGCCCCTTTTAAATGCCGGGGATGAATATGAGGGTATATATTTCACCGTTTCCAGGAGAAATGATTATGGCTCTCCGGAAGATGCTCTTGTATCTCACCATGGTGAGATAACAATAGAACTAGTTAATTCTCCCAAGGTTTCAAAACACTCTGCCTTGTGGAATTTTGCCCGCGCACAGTCCAGCGCCACAATTTTGATTGACCCTGAAAACCCAGAAACTTTGACAACTATTTTTGTAACATTGCCAGCATATGGTTATTCTATTCCTTTCCTGATGGGGGCAAGCGCTACACCTAAAGCTCTTGTTGATGGAACGGTTTACGAGACTCAGAGAGGGAGCTTTAAATATAGTGAGTTCTACGAGGCCGGGGTCAATGATGAATGGAGAAAATTTATTTATACCATGAGGGAAAAAGTTAAAAAGGGAGAAGATGTAACAAAAGAGATGAATGATAATTTCCTTCAAATGGTCAACTTGGTGCTCTCCATGAACCATTAA
- a CDS encoding alkaline phosphatase, whose amino-acid sequence MLRKFFSRKLAVIALALFLGLIGGVNSASAHAPRYVFYFIGDGMGAAQRQAAEYYLRAETGVKDIKLRMNQFPVAGINTTYSADSLVTDSAAAGTALAAGYKTNNGIIAQLPDGTNVKSLVEAAEEKGMGTGLVTTTRITHATPAVFASHNSNRDAENEIALDYLDSGVDFFAGGGYRHFVPQNWDGGKSKRKDDLNIAEKFKGQGYHIFLTEKDTQKFRNYKPSGQEKVFAAFTYSHLPYELDRENDHTPSLAELTAKGIEVLEKYKEGFFLMVEGGRIDHACHAHDPAGSIHDTLAFDKALDEAYSFYQKYPDETLIVVVADHETGGFGLGFGDNYFLKMDQLFKAKVTTADVLNEGVGKYDKDRKKFFDFIATNLGLDNLSLDEKIKIEQAMDLIDGSQKDAIATYAGYDPAAITVTHIMSERANMFWTTYAHSGTTVPLSAIGVGAEALGGFKDNTEVARTLFSILEFKPTEVAFTHPTSLPKVINY is encoded by the coding sequence ATGTTGCGTAAGTTTTTTTCTCGTAAACTGGCAGTTATTGCTTTGGCTTTGTTTTTAGGGCTAATTGGGGGAGTGAATAGTGCAAGTGCCCACGCTCCGCGCTATGTTTTTTATTTTATTGGTGATGGAATGGGCGCAGCACAGCGCCAGGCGGCAGAATATTATTTGAGGGCTGAAACCGGAGTAAAAGATATAAAACTTAGGATGAATCAGTTCCCAGTGGCAGGTATCAACACCACCTATTCCGCAGATTCCTTGGTAACAGATTCTGCAGCGGCCGGGACAGCATTAGCGGCGGGATATAAGACGAATAATGGCATTATTGCTCAGCTTCCAGATGGCACGAATGTAAAAAGTTTGGTGGAGGCAGCGGAAGAGAAGGGGATGGGAACAGGTCTTGTAACAACAACGCGAATAACTCATGCGACTCCTGCTGTTTTTGCTTCCCATAACTCAAATCGTGATGCTGAAAATGAAATAGCCCTTGACTATCTTGATAGCGGAGTGGATTTTTTTGCTGGCGGAGGATATCGCCATTTTGTTCCCCAGAACTGGGATGGCGGGAAATCAAAGAGAAAAGATGACCTTAACATTGCGGAAAAGTTTAAAGGCCAAGGGTATCATATTTTCCTGACAGAAAAAGATACTCAAAAATTTAGAAACTATAAGCCAAGTGGGCAGGAAAAAGTCTTTGCGGCCTTCACGTACAGCCATCTTCCCTATGAGCTTGATAGAGAGAATGATCACACTCCAAGTTTGGCGGAACTAACGGCGAAAGGAATTGAAGTGTTAGAAAAATATAAAGAAGGTTTCTTTCTAATGGTAGAGGGCGGCAGAATAGACCATGCCTGTCACGCCCATGATCCGGCGGGGTCTATCCACGACACGTTAGCATTCGATAAGGCACTAGACGAAGCGTACTCTTTTTACCAAAAATATCCCGATGAAACGTTGATAGTTGTTGTAGCAGATCATGAAACAGGCGGTTTTGGGCTTGGGTTTGGTGATAATTATTTTTTGAAAATGGATCAGCTTTTTAAGGCAAAGGTCACGACGGCGGATGTGTTAAATGAGGGTGTGGGGAAATATGATAAAGACAGGAAGAAGTTCTTTGATTTTATTGCTACCAACCTTGGTTTAGATAACTTATCCCTTGATGAGAAAATAAAAATTGAACAGGCAATGGATCTCATAGACGGCTCTCAGAAAGATGCAATTGCAACGTATGCAGGGTACGACCCCGCGGCTATTACAGTAACTCACATTATGTCTGAGCGGGCAAATATGTTCTGGACCACTTATGCCCACTCTGGGACAACGGTGCCCCTTTCAGCCATTGGAGTTGGCGCTGAGGCTCTTGGCGGATTTAAAGATAATACAGAAGTAGCAAGAACCTTATTCTCCATTTTGGAGTTCAAACCTACTGAAGTGGCATTTACCCATCCAACCAGTTTGCCTAAAGTCATTAATTATTAA
- a CDS encoding TRAP transporter permease, producing MNHFLFWSGIVFSLTQLIVPMFFQNLLDIQVRALHVTLGVSIALLCFPFRQREGQEHERSFIWDVFLIAVIVLACFNVVVKALDIYMKPGGATSLDLLLGTALLIIVLEAARRTVGAAIPILVAMLFVYIYVAPYLGGLWKIRGLSFNFIMNSVYYSPLGLFGSVTGMSATFIAMFIIFGSLLSATGGGKTFIDLALALTGRFVGGPAKAAVISSALFGSISGSSVANVMVTGSYTIPLMKRLGYKPEFAGAVEAIASTGGGITPPIMSITAFMMAEFLNISYMNIIGYALLPCILFYTGVFSGVHFQTKRRGLSAVPEDEIPKWKDILTFERMAGLVIPTVVLLYLIGTGQPLLKAGFYASVSSIVVLVLSDLLKKKIKETPRKVLDALSEAGADVARIAPILISVSVLVNLIGITGIAPKISGLILKYGGSNIFIALLVATIVPFLLGTSLPVVPTYVLSVSILVPPLMKIGIDQVAAHLFFIYWAILGGVTPPTCTAAVAAASISKGNWVKTGLNAVKLGAVAFILPYFFALNPSLVGRGSAGAILSHGLTGFVGAIAIAYGFFGFGKGVMAILSRVLFFVSGILLLFPDVKLSAAGMVGVVIAFVWNKYILKQERSSLNGGVRVEKNNEA from the coding sequence ATGAATCACTTTTTATTCTGGAGCGGTATCGTCTTTTCTCTAACCCAGCTGATTGTACCCATGTTTTTTCAGAATTTGCTCGACATTCAGGTGCGAGCTCTTCATGTGACCCTGGGCGTATCTATAGCTTTGCTCTGTTTCCCATTTCGTCAAAGGGAAGGTCAAGAACATGAGCGTTCTTTCATATGGGATGTTTTTCTGATTGCTGTCATTGTTCTCGCCTGTTTTAATGTTGTGGTAAAGGCCCTTGATATTTACATGAAGCCTGGAGGAGCCACATCGCTGGATTTGCTTCTGGGAACTGCTCTTCTGATCATTGTATTAGAGGCGGCTCGTCGCACCGTTGGAGCGGCCATACCCATACTCGTCGCAATGCTTTTTGTCTATATCTATGTGGCGCCCTATTTAGGGGGGCTCTGGAAAATTCGGGGTTTATCTTTTAATTTTATTATGAATTCCGTGTATTATTCTCCCCTTGGATTGTTTGGCAGTGTGACAGGAATGTCGGCAACCTTTATTGCCATGTTCATCATATTTGGGTCTCTTCTGTCTGCTACGGGCGGGGGCAAGACCTTTATAGATCTGGCCCTGGCTCTGACAGGCCGTTTTGTTGGAGGCCCTGCCAAAGCAGCTGTTATTTCAAGCGCTCTTTTTGGCAGCATCTCTGGAAGTTCTGTAGCCAATGTGATGGTGACGGGAAGCTACACCATACCTCTCATGAAACGTCTTGGGTATAAACCAGAATTTGCCGGAGCTGTGGAAGCCATTGCCTCGACCGGGGGCGGAATTACGCCCCCCATCATGAGTATCACTGCTTTCATGATGGCGGAATTCTTAAATATTTCCTATATGAACATCATCGGATATGCCTTGCTGCCTTGTATATTGTTTTACACAGGTGTGTTTAGCGGCGTCCATTTTCAGACAAAACGAAGAGGGCTTTCTGCAGTTCCAGAAGATGAAATTCCAAAATGGAAGGATATATTAACCTTTGAACGGATGGCGGGCCTTGTTATTCCCACTGTTGTTCTTCTTTATCTCATTGGAACGGGGCAGCCTTTGCTGAAGGCGGGTTTTTATGCCAGTGTTTCTTCCATTGTCGTGTTGGTTTTAAGTGATTTGCTGAAGAAAAAAATCAAAGAAACTCCCCGTAAGGTTCTTGACGCCTTAAGCGAAGCCGGGGCAGATGTGGCGCGAATTGCCCCTATCCTTATCTCGGTGAGTGTGCTTGTAAACCTCATAGGGATCACGGGGATCGCCCCTAAAATAAGCGGACTGATCTTGAAATATGGCGGTTCCAATATTTTTATCGCTCTTCTTGTGGCCACTATAGTTCCCTTCCTTTTGGGAACCTCTCTTCCTGTTGTCCCTACGTACGTTCTTTCTGTTTCCATCCTTGTGCCGCCTTTGATGAAAATAGGAATTGACCAGGTTGCTGCCCATCTTTTCTTTATCTATTGGGCCATTCTTGGAGGGGTTACACCTCCTACCTGCACGGCAGCAGTGGCGGCGGCAAGCATTTCGAAGGGGAACTGGGTTAAAACTGGCCTGAATGCGGTGAAGCTCGGGGCTGTGGCCTTTATTCTGCCCTATTTCTTCGCTCTCAATCCCTCTCTGGTGGGGAGAGGTTCTGCAGGTGCTATTCTGAGCCATGGGTTAACAGGCTTTGTCGGGGCTATTGCTATTGCGTACGGTTTTTTTGGCTTCGGCAAAGGTGTAATGGCTATACTGAGCAGAGTTCTCTTTTTTGTGAGTGGCATATTGTTGCTTTTTCCTGATGTTAAGCTTTCCGCTGCGGGTATGGTCGGCGTGGTTATAGCCTTTGTATGGAACAAATATATCTTAAAACAAGAACGTTCTAGTCTCAATGGAGGGGTACGTGTTGAAAAAAACAACGAAGCTTAA
- a CDS encoding YibE/F family protein, translated as MKKIKASLLWGILFLALVGFWAYENNRNSNFVRAVVLSTDNSDVMQSGIARIGSQELLLKVVDGKFKGQEVVGYNNLLGNLDIDAFYAPGDTVVAALREDHGKVVDAKAVDLYRQSWEFILFGFFVLLLIIYAGNTGLRAIFSFIASLWVIWKNLIPGLLAGENPLLLSSGILFVLSAIVIFSVAGFTRKGLSAFLGTVAGLFVTIGITAFFGDKLGLLGTTLPYSSTLLFSGNIGLNMKQIFFAAIVIGASGAAMDIGMDIASAMAEVKSKKPEIMCRELIQSGFNVGRAVIGTMTTTLLLAYSGGYLTLLMLFASQDTDFVRIINYRMVAAEILRTVAGSIGLVLIAPITAVIAGWIYSYNLEPLKSRVKSFLGKMQGIIRV; from the coding sequence ATGAAGAAAATAAAAGCTTCATTACTTTGGGGCATTTTATTTCTTGCTCTTGTGGGGTTTTGGGCATATGAAAACAACAGAAATAGCAACTTTGTTCGGGCAGTGGTTCTAAGTACAGATAACAGCGATGTAATGCAGTCTGGAATAGCAAGAATAGGGAGCCAGGAATTGCTTTTGAAGGTTGTTGATGGAAAGTTTAAGGGACAAGAGGTTGTTGGGTATAACAATTTGCTGGGAAACTTGGATATAGATGCCTTTTACGCCCCGGGAGATACAGTAGTTGCTGCGTTAAGGGAAGACCATGGAAAAGTTGTTGACGCAAAAGCTGTTGATCTCTACAGGCAGAGCTGGGAGTTTATTCTTTTTGGTTTTTTTGTTCTTTTGCTCATTATTTATGCTGGGAATACAGGGTTAAGGGCAATTTTTTCTTTTATAGCTAGTTTATGGGTTATATGGAAAAATCTTATTCCGGGGCTTTTGGCTGGAGAAAATCCGCTGCTTTTGTCGAGTGGCATTTTGTTTGTGCTGTCGGCCATTGTTATTTTTTCTGTTGCAGGGTTTACGCGAAAGGGTTTGTCTGCTTTCTTGGGAACAGTGGCAGGATTATTTGTCACTATTGGAATTACAGCTTTTTTTGGCGACAAACTTGGGTTGCTCGGAACAACTCTCCCTTATTCTTCCACACTTTTATTTAGCGGAAATATTGGACTGAATATGAAACAGATTTTCTTTGCTGCTATTGTAATAGGTGCTTCTGGAGCAGCTATGGATATAGGTATGGATATTGCTTCTGCCATGGCGGAAGTAAAGAGCAAGAAACCTGAAATAATGTGCCGAGAACTCATTCAGTCAGGATTTAATGTGGGGCGTGCTGTTATCGGAACTATGACAACTACTTTATTACTGGCTTACTCTGGTGGATATCTAACGCTGCTTATGTTGTTTGCAAGTCAAGATACAGATTTCGTACGGATTATAAATTATAGAATGGTTGCGGCAGAAATATTGAGAACTGTGGCGGGAAGTATTGGCTTGGTTTTGATTGCCCCTATTACCGCTGTGATTGCCGGATGGATTTATTCTTACAATTTAGAGCCTCTTAAAAGTAGGGTCAAGAGTTTTTTGGGGAAAATGCAAGGTATCATTAGAGTTTAA
- a CDS encoding TAXI family TRAP transporter solute-binding subunit codes for MQKSRKMLLLGCLLVLFSFVVAGAGYGQTSLNMGSTSSSSGVYAWCVAAANVVNKANVGLNVTVVESGAGIDNLKKVRDGVFDFAMCIDLPSTLQLYEGTGAFEGEKPYQDVRWLFLRNVFADRLYVREDAKVTTFKDLAGKRFCPGIPGSASASYVMEYNDITGANINLMPMAYGDAVNALKEGRIVGLQKSSGLTSMDASLIEVNITTPLTVIGYSKDDIEKIREKIPSMSFLETQKGSISQLPDVGPIWEECPIAGAVASTRMSEEVAYNIVKAYVEGFEEVAAAYGAVKGWDPVADYFKFATEDAFVPAHPGLIRYAKEKGIEVPEFFLPPEYKK; via the coding sequence ATGCAGAAAAGTAGAAAGATGTTGCTTCTTGGGTGTCTGCTAGTGCTCTTCTCTTTCGTCGTTGCAGGAGCAGGCTATGGCCAAACGAGTTTGAATATGGGCAGTACGTCCTCTTCTTCCGGTGTCTATGCATGGTGCGTAGCCGCCGCCAACGTGGTCAACAAAGCGAATGTTGGGCTTAATGTGACTGTTGTTGAAAGTGGAGCCGGTATTGATAACCTGAAGAAAGTTCGCGATGGTGTTTTTGACTTTGCTATGTGCATCGACTTGCCGTCTACCCTTCAGCTCTATGAGGGAACAGGGGCTTTTGAAGGGGAAAAACCCTACCAAGATGTTCGCTGGCTATTTTTGAGAAACGTATTTGCCGACCGTCTCTATGTTAGGGAAGATGCCAAAGTTACCACCTTTAAAGATCTTGCTGGAAAACGGTTCTGCCCGGGCATTCCCGGCTCTGCTTCAGCTTCTTACGTTATGGAGTACAACGACATTACAGGGGCCAATATCAACCTTATGCCCATGGCCTATGGGGATGCCGTCAATGCCCTTAAGGAAGGCCGTATTGTTGGTCTTCAGAAGTCAAGCGGGTTAACTTCTATGGATGCGTCCCTCATAGAAGTGAATATTACAACGCCCCTTACGGTTATTGGCTATTCCAAGGATGACATTGAGAAAATACGGGAAAAGATACCTAGCATGAGCTTCCTTGAAACTCAAAAAGGCTCTATATCCCAGCTTCCAGATGTGGGCCCAATTTGGGAAGAGTGCCCTATCGCTGGAGCGGTAGCCAGCACCAGAATGTCAGAAGAAGTGGCTTATAACATCGTTAAAGCCTATGTGGAAGGGTTTGAAGAAGTTGCAGCGGCCTACGGGGCCGTCAAGGGATGGGATCCTGTTGCAGACTACTTTAAATTCGCAACAGAAGATGCCTTTGTTCCTGCCCACCCAGGTCTTATTCGTTACGCCAAAGAAAAGGGCATAGAGGTTCCAGAGTTTTTCCTTCCACCAGAATACAAGAAATAG
- a CDS encoding isocitrate lyase/PEP mutase family protein, protein MLKKTTKLKNMILERRALVCPGAHDAISAKLIERAGFEALQVSGFGLSATYLGLPDMAFIGFSDVVHFTKNIIDSVGIPVMADADTGYGNSINAMHVTREFIKAGAAGMNIEDQVFPKRCGHLEGKQIIPIEEMVMKIKACKAVKDEIDPDFVINARTDAIAVHGIEEAIKRGNAYAEAGADLIFVEAPRSIDQIEQAVKEIKAPVSINLMDAVVGGKTPLVPIEKLKELGVGRISIPVGPLFAAVKGMVNYLNEIQGGKLAEGRTDLVAAFSEFKDLVGFEQFRDLEKQYLPKFIE, encoded by the coding sequence GTGTTGAAAAAAACAACGAAGCTTAAAAATATGATCCTTGAACGGCGGGCCCTAGTGTGCCCGGGAGCTCACGATGCGATTTCTGCCAAGCTTATTGAAAGAGCGGGTTTTGAAGCCCTTCAGGTCAGCGGGTTTGGGTTGTCGGCTACCTATTTGGGATTGCCGGATATGGCCTTCATCGGATTCAGTGATGTCGTCCACTTTACAAAAAATATAATAGACTCTGTTGGAATTCCCGTCATGGCCGATGCTGATACTGGATATGGAAATAGCATTAATGCCATGCATGTCACGAGGGAATTCATCAAGGCAGGCGCCGCTGGAATGAATATCGAAGACCAGGTGTTCCCTAAACGGTGCGGCCATCTCGAGGGGAAGCAGATCATTCCTATAGAGGAAATGGTCATGAAAATCAAGGCATGCAAGGCTGTGAAGGATGAAATTGATCCTGATTTTGTCATCAATGCCCGCACCGACGCCATTGCGGTTCACGGAATAGAAGAGGCTATAAAACGAGGAAACGCATATGCCGAGGCTGGAGCAGACCTGATCTTCGTAGAGGCTCCACGGTCAATAGACCAGATAGAACAGGCTGTGAAAGAGATCAAAGCGCCAGTGAGCATCAATCTCATGGATGCCGTTGTTGGGGGGAAAACACCTCTCGTTCCCATCGAAAAGCTTAAAGAACTAGGCGTGGGAAGAATAAGCATTCCTGTTGGCCCTCTCTTTGCGGCTGTGAAAGGCATGGTCAATTACCTCAATGAGATACAGGGAGGCAAGCTCGCTGAGGGCAGAACAGACCTCGTTGCGGCATTCTCAGAGTTTAAAGACCTTGTAGGTTTCGAACAGTTCCGCGACCTGGAAAAACAGTATCTCCCCAAATTCATCGAATAA